In Bubalus kerabau isolate K-KA32 ecotype Philippines breed swamp buffalo chromosome 4, PCC_UOA_SB_1v2, whole genome shotgun sequence, one DNA window encodes the following:
- the HMGB2 gene encoding high mobility group protein B2, with product MGKGDPNKPRGKMSSYAFFVQTCREEHKKKHPDSSVNFAEFSKKCSERWKTMSAKEKSKFEDMAKSDKARYDREMKNYVPPKGDKKGKKKDPNAPKRPPSAFFLFCSEHRPKIKSEHPGLSIGDTAKKLGEMWSEQSAKDKQPYEQKAAKLKEKYEKDIAAYRAKGKSEAGKKGPGRPTGSKKKNEPEDEEEEEEEEDEDEEEEDEDEE from the exons atgggGAAGGGCGACCCCAACAAGCCGCGGGGCAAGATGTCTTCGTACGCCTTCTTCGTGCAGACCTGCCGCGAGGAGCACAAGAAGAAGCACCCCGACTCCTCAGTCAATTTCGCAGAGTTTTCCAAGAAATGTTCCGAGAGATGGAAG ACCATGTCGGCCAAGGAAAAGTCCAAGTTCGAAGACATGGCAAAAAGTGACAAAGCTCGCTACGACAGGGAGATGAAAAATTATGTCCCTCCTAAAGGTgacaagaagggaaagaaaaaagatccCAACGCTCCGAAAAGGCCTcc ATCTGCCTTCTTCCTGTTTTGCTCCGAACATCGCCCGAAGATCAAAAGCGAACACCCTGGCTTATCCATTGGGGATACTGCAAAAAAATTGGGTGAAATGTGGTCTGAGCAGTCAGCCAAAGATAAACAGCCGTATGAACAGAAAGCAGCTAAGCTAAAGGAGAAATACGAAAAG GATATTGCTGCATACCGTGCTAAGGGCAAGAGTGAAGCGGGAAAAAAGGGCCCTGGCAGGCCGACAGGCTCCAAGAAGAAGAATGAACCAGAagatgaggaggaagaagaggaggaggaagatgaagatgaggaggaggaggatgaagatGAGGAATAA